GTTGCCAAGCTGTCTTGCCTAGAAGACGCTCGGCTGTTTCAACAAGGATCGTGGCAGTGGGATGCTCTGCATAACGGTAGATGCACAACGTCGCAGGCCGTTGCGGCATTGGGATTCCTGGAACCCACTGCTGCCGAAGTCCTGGGTGTCCCACCAGCTTGGCGtcgtggtggcggcggtgccTTTCATCGTCTCGGTAAACCAGCGCTGCGTACTTTGGATGAAATGAACGCAATATTGTGCGAAGGAGCGAAAGCAAACTCGACGACAATCGATGAGGTTACAGATCTATgggatgatgacgatgtaCAAAATACCACCTTTTTTGCTCGCTACCTGCACGAAACTGATGATGAAGAGATAAAGGAACGTACAGAGCAATTACGTAGACTTGGACAAGGAGACTATCTGGACAAAGCGGTTCGACTCTTGTGGGGAAATACTCAAGAAGCAACCGCGCTACTGACGGCAATCAATTATTTCACAAAAACCGATAAAAAGGTTGTGCTGAAGGAAGTTGGCATGTGCGGTGCGGGACTGGACTTAAATCAGACAGATCTAAGATCGTCGTTACTAATTGGAGCCACTCCGGATGGTGTATTGCATTACGACGATGGTAGCATCGAGGCAGTGGAAGTGAAAAATCATTGCCCGTTCTATTCCAATAGAGGTCGAAAACGTAATGGAGGGAACATCAAGCGTTTTTCCGTGGGAAATTGGCCTTGGAAGGATACCAGCGGGGTCTTCTCCCAATATATTCCTCAGCTTCAAATGGAGATGCTTTGTTTGGGTACGGGTTGTCGTTCAGCTGTTATGGTACGGCAAAGTGCTACAAATGGTGCACTGATTTTGCGCATGAAAAGAGACGACGAGTGGATTGAAGAGATGCTGTATTGGCTGCATAGGTTTCAATGCGATTACGTCGAAGCTAAGAAAGCTCCTCCGAGAGATTTCTTTTGGGATAGTCCGGAAAAAATGGATCGTTCTCGATACCGACGTTTTGTCAACCGCACCGCTGAAATTCGAAATGCTGTGAAGCTCGTGGCTGAAATTCCTAACGATCAAATTCAGCGGGTAGAGGAAGACGCACCGATGTTTCTGGACTAGCCTAACCTAGCTA
The Phaeodactylum tricornutum CCAP 1055/1 chromosome 7, whole genome shotgun sequence DNA segment above includes these coding regions:
- a CDS encoding predicted protein: MWYLIGTALLSLAVIMADWCLDAFTPARDRGLAPSQLLVATLSRKTKKPAASKTSNLLVPSQVMNGRNCVAQNADTSESEAVQSESEIRTLIETPSVASTANSIRRNRRQRRPKQPAVNKKKATIASFPATGNLPDIFWRAVPMDHLREHPRFVPLPQPEFVAKLSCLEDARLFQQGSWQWDALHNGRCTTSQAVAALGFLEPTAAEVLGVPPAWRRGGGGAFHRLGKPALRTLDEMNAILCEGAKANSTTIDEVTDLWDDDDVQNTTFFARYLHETDDEEIKERTEQLRRLGQGDYLDKAVRLLWGNTQEATALLTAINYFTKTDKKVVLKEVGMCGAGLDLNQTDLRSSLLIGATPDGVLHYDDGSIEAVEVKNHCPFYSNRGRKRNGGNIKRFSVGNWPWKDTSGVFSQYIPQLQMEMLCLGTGCRSAVMVRQSATNGALILRMKRDDEWIEEMLYWLHRFQCDYVEAKKAPPRDFFWDSPEKMDRSRYRRFVNRTAEIRNAVKLVAEIPNDQIQRVEEDAPMFLD